A genome region from Glycine max cultivar Williams 82 chromosome 5, Glycine_max_v4.0, whole genome shotgun sequence includes the following:
- the LOC100813823 gene encoding small glutamine-rich tetratricopeptide repeat-containing protein alpha: MDSSRNFLLSSHVAPSPPVKVKAQEIRVCTNRTCRRQGSFQTLETLSGLAPPNVAVKSCGCLGRCGGGPNLVVLPDGLIVGHCGTAARAAEVIATLFAGAGGHDPKTCLDALALRKRAEIEFAKRNFTEAELLLSQAIDLKPFGGIHITFKCRSFVRLELGNYSGALEDAEEALALAPGYSEAYICQGDAFLALNKFDLAEQSYSASLVIDPSIRHSKSFKARIAKLQEKLAAVKTL; encoded by the exons ATGGACAGCAGTCGCAATTTCTTGCTTAGTTCTCATGTGGCGCCATCCCCACCCGTCAAAGTCAAAGCACAGGAAATTCGGGTATGCACCAACCGCACCTGCCGCAGACAGGGCTCATTTCAAACCCTAGAAACTCTATCTGGCCTCGCTCCTCCAAACGTCGCCGTGAAGTCCTGCGGGTGCTTGGGGCGGTGCGGTGGCGGTCCCAATCTGGTGGTCCTGCCTGATGGCCTCATCGTTGGCCATTGCGGGACGGCTGCTCGGGCGGCGGAGGTCATAGCGACTCTGTTTGCCGGAGCTGGAGGCCATGACCCAAAGACTTGTTTAGATGCGCTTGCTTTGAGGAAGAGAGCGGAGATTGAGTTTGCCAAGCGAAACTTCACTGAGGCTGAGCTTCTACTCTCACAG GCTATAGATTTAAAACCATTTGGTGGCATACATATCACTTTTAAATGCAG GTCATTTGTAAGGCTGGAATTGGGCAACTACTCTGGTGCCCTCGAAGATGCTGAAGAGGCTTTGGCATTGGCTCCCGGTTATTCTGAG GCTTATATCTGCCAAGGTGATGCCTTTTTGGCGTTGAACAAATTTGATTTGGCAGAGCAGTCATATTCAGCATCCTTAGTTATAGATCCTTCGATTCGTCATTCTAAATCATTCAAG GCTCGGATAGCAAAACTTCAGGAAAAACTTGCTGCTGTCAAGACACTGTGA